A DNA window from Christiangramia salexigens contains the following coding sequences:
- a CDS encoding ABC transporter ATP-binding protein: MRKDISNTVLKTNDLSIGYKKKNLINCIARGIDFEINKGELTAVIGVNGAGKSTLLKTLSGLIQPIKGEVLINNLKLNNISPEEMAKQVSLVLTEQSISKSLSVMELVALGRQPYTDWLGRLTKTDLKNLMNAIELVNIRSIKNKKCYELSDGQFQKVLIARALAQDTSLIILDEPTTHLDLYHKAYVLKLLQRLTKDTNKAILFATHEINLALQLCDKLLIIREDRVLFGKPSKLIELDAFQDLFPGELIHFDKESSSFKIK, encoded by the coding sequence GTGAGAAAGGATATCTCAAATACCGTTCTTAAAACCAATGACCTCAGTATAGGTTATAAGAAGAAAAATTTAATTAATTGTATCGCCAGAGGAATCGATTTTGAGATCAATAAAGGCGAATTAACGGCTGTTATAGGTGTTAACGGCGCTGGAAAATCCACCTTATTAAAAACATTAAGTGGATTAATCCAACCCATTAAAGGTGAGGTTCTTATAAATAATTTAAAGCTAAACAATATTTCCCCAGAAGAAATGGCTAAACAGGTAAGCCTTGTACTTACCGAACAGAGCATTTCAAAAAGTTTAAGCGTAATGGAACTTGTCGCCCTGGGAAGACAACCTTACACAGACTGGCTGGGACGCCTTACCAAAACCGACCTTAAGAATTTGATGAATGCTATAGAACTGGTTAACATCCGATCTATAAAGAATAAAAAGTGCTATGAATTAAGTGACGGGCAGTTTCAAAAGGTTCTTATTGCAAGAGCCCTTGCTCAGGACACCTCATTAATTATTCTCGATGAACCCACTACCCATCTGGACCTGTATCACAAGGCTTACGTTTTAAAATTACTTCAAAGGCTAACCAAAGATACCAATAAAGCCATTCTTTTTGCCACCCATGAAATCAACCTAGCACTGCAGTTATGCGACAAACTTCTAATAATCAGAGAAGACAGGGTGCTGTTTGGAAAGCCATCTAAGCTTATTGAATTAGACGCTTTTCAGGATCTTTTCCCGGGAGAATTAATTCATTTTGATAAGGAATCCTCAAGCTTTAAGATCAAATAG